The following proteins come from a genomic window of Plectropomus leopardus isolate mb chromosome 11, YSFRI_Pleo_2.0, whole genome shotgun sequence:
- the LOC121950200 gene encoding ras association domain-containing protein 8 isoform X1 translates to MELKVWVDGVQRVVCGVTEATTCQEVVIALAQAIGRTGRYTLVEKWRDTERHLAPHESPVASLNTWGQYAGDVQLILHRTGPSLTERPPSEGPPLRGPERGLHRQSLPPLAKLRHPNDRSLRRREPRRKSLTFTGAPRGLREILSGGRIGEAEAKRRLLLGNGGNHHHGPAIGTASPGLWACRMEDLVRLVGLQRETLNVLEKKLEAYEAELQGWAEGRGGRSGGCIGDPGGGGGLIEEILRLEKHLRKNDVEMEEEEFWATELQIELESERQLEERLQELRGRLQGCEMEIEEKLAMVQGVEAGLEEERLQRERQETQWVSEAEARAQVLRVKAELKAQERQAVQLESSCRAVDRSLGQSSKKLQDMQHELEQLTKELRQVNLQQFIKQTGTKVTVLPAEPSEDDSTHNSHGIDLVPLSGSLKRPVSSHSMTSQLRVLHSPLTSGLNPEGIYV, encoded by the exons GCCGCACTGGGAGATATACTTTGGTAGAAAAATGGCGGGACACTGAGCGTCACCTAGCCCCTCATGAGAGTCCTGTGGCCTCTCTTAACACCTGGGGCCAGTATGCTGGTGACGTCCAGCTGATTCTGCACCGCACAGGCCCCTCCCTGACTGAACGACCCCCCTCTGAAGGACCCCCTCTCAGGGGGCCTGAACGTGGTCTGCACCGGCAGAGCCTCCCTCCCCTCGCAAAGCTTCGTCATCCCAATGATCGCTCCCTGCGACGCCGTGAACCGCGCCGAAAGTCTCTGACTTTCACTGGTGCACCAAGAGGCCTTAGGGAGATACTGAGCGGAGGCCGAATCGGCGAGGCTGAGGCTAAACGCAGACTCCTCCTAGGAAACGGTGGGAATCACCACCATGGACCAGCCATTGGGACTGCATCGCCTGGCCTGTGGGCCTGTCGCATGGAAGATCTTGTCAGACTGGTCGGTCTGCAGAGAGAGACTCTGAATGTGCTGGAGAAAAAGCTGGAGGCCTATGAAGCGGAGCTCCAGGGCTGGGCTGAAGGGCGAGGGGGGCGAAGTGGAGGGTGCATTGGGGACCCAGGTGGAGGCGGAGGGCTGATAGAAGAGATCCTGAGGCTGGAAAAGCATCTGAGGAAGAACGAcgtggagatggaggaggaggagttttgGGCCACTGAGCTGCAGATTGAGctagagagtgagagacagcTGGAGGAAAGACTGCAGGAGCTTAGAGGACGTCTGCAGGGCTGTGAAATGGAGATCGAAGAAAAGCTGGCAATGGTACAG GGTGTGGAGGCAGGCCTGGAAGAGGAGCGGCTGCAGAGGGAGCGGCAGGAGACCCAGTGGGTCAGTGAGGCAGAGGCTCGGGCTCAAGTGCTCAGGGTCAAAGCAGAACTGAAAGCCCAGGAGAGACAGGCTGTCCAGCTGGAGAGCAGCTGCAGGGCTGTGGACAGGTCACTTGGACAAAGCAGCAAGAAACTGCAG GACATGCAGCACGAGCTGGAACAGCTGACCAAGGAGCTGAGGCAGGTTAACCTGCAGCAGTTCATCAAGCAGACCGGCACCAAGGTCACAGTGCTGCCGGCTGAACCCAGTGAGGATGACAGTACTCACAACAGTCATGGTATAG ATTTAGTTCCCCTGTCTGGCTCCCTGAAGCGTCCTGTTTCATCACACTCCATGACCAGTCAACTCCGGGTCCTCCACAGCCCTCTCACTTCAGGCCTGAACCCGGAGGGGATCTATGTGTGA
- the LOC121950200 gene encoding ras association domain-containing protein 8 isoform X2, whose protein sequence is MELKVWVDGVQRVVCGVTEATTCQEVVIALAQAIGRTGRYTLVEKWRDTERHLAPHESPVASLNTWGQYAGDVQLILHRTGPSLTERPPSEGPPLRGPERGLHRQSLPPLAKLRHPNDRSLRRREPRRKSLTFTGAPRGLREILSGGRIGEAEAKRRLLLGNGGNHHHGPAIGTASPGLWACRMEDLVRLVGLQRETLNVLEKKLEAYEAELQGWAEGRGGRSGGCIGDPGGGGGLIEEILRLEKHLRKNDVEMEEEEFWATELQIELESERQLEERLQELRGRLQGCEMEIEEKLAMGVEAGLEEERLQRERQETQWVSEAEARAQVLRVKAELKAQERQAVQLESSCRAVDRSLGQSSKKLQDMQHELEQLTKELRQVNLQQFIKQTGTKVTVLPAEPSEDDSTHNSHGIDLVPLSGSLKRPVSSHSMTSQLRVLHSPLTSGLNPEGIYV, encoded by the exons GCCGCACTGGGAGATATACTTTGGTAGAAAAATGGCGGGACACTGAGCGTCACCTAGCCCCTCATGAGAGTCCTGTGGCCTCTCTTAACACCTGGGGCCAGTATGCTGGTGACGTCCAGCTGATTCTGCACCGCACAGGCCCCTCCCTGACTGAACGACCCCCCTCTGAAGGACCCCCTCTCAGGGGGCCTGAACGTGGTCTGCACCGGCAGAGCCTCCCTCCCCTCGCAAAGCTTCGTCATCCCAATGATCGCTCCCTGCGACGCCGTGAACCGCGCCGAAAGTCTCTGACTTTCACTGGTGCACCAAGAGGCCTTAGGGAGATACTGAGCGGAGGCCGAATCGGCGAGGCTGAGGCTAAACGCAGACTCCTCCTAGGAAACGGTGGGAATCACCACCATGGACCAGCCATTGGGACTGCATCGCCTGGCCTGTGGGCCTGTCGCATGGAAGATCTTGTCAGACTGGTCGGTCTGCAGAGAGAGACTCTGAATGTGCTGGAGAAAAAGCTGGAGGCCTATGAAGCGGAGCTCCAGGGCTGGGCTGAAGGGCGAGGGGGGCGAAGTGGAGGGTGCATTGGGGACCCAGGTGGAGGCGGAGGGCTGATAGAAGAGATCCTGAGGCTGGAAAAGCATCTGAGGAAGAACGAcgtggagatggaggaggaggagttttgGGCCACTGAGCTGCAGATTGAGctagagagtgagagacagcTGGAGGAAAGACTGCAGGAGCTTAGAGGACGTCTGCAGGGCTGTGAAATGGAGATCGAAGAAAAGCTGGCAATG GGTGTGGAGGCAGGCCTGGAAGAGGAGCGGCTGCAGAGGGAGCGGCAGGAGACCCAGTGGGTCAGTGAGGCAGAGGCTCGGGCTCAAGTGCTCAGGGTCAAAGCAGAACTGAAAGCCCAGGAGAGACAGGCTGTCCAGCTGGAGAGCAGCTGCAGGGCTGTGGACAGGTCACTTGGACAAAGCAGCAAGAAACTGCAG GACATGCAGCACGAGCTGGAACAGCTGACCAAGGAGCTGAGGCAGGTTAACCTGCAGCAGTTCATCAAGCAGACCGGCACCAAGGTCACAGTGCTGCCGGCTGAACCCAGTGAGGATGACAGTACTCACAACAGTCATGGTATAG ATTTAGTTCCCCTGTCTGGCTCCCTGAAGCGTCCTGTTTCATCACACTCCATGACCAGTCAACTCCGGGTCCTCCACAGCCCTCTCACTTCAGGCCTGAACCCGGAGGGGATCTATGTGTGA